The nucleotide window AAAAACAATGCCCTTTCCGGCTATTTGGAAGAACTCAAATTAAGTACGGATAATGATTATCTTTTAGCCCGGGCCATCCAACAGTCCAAGTCCAAAATAGTATTGGGTTTTTTTCTCCAGATGGAAGCACGGGAAGTCAGCCACCTTAAAGCCAAACAATTGAATTTACTACAGGAGCTTGCCCATCCTGCAACTTATAAAATCATTAAATACAACAACATAAAAGCAATGGAATACCCATTTTTAAAAGCTGTTGCCCCCCATGCCAATATCCGGCAGATATCCTTGAGTTCGCCCTATTCCGGTTTTTTTAACATAGTTCCCGACCAGGACGGTGTGATCAGAACATTGCCAACCCTGATCAAATTTCGTGACGATATGTACGCCCCGCTATCCATTAAAATATTGAGTGCTTATTTAGAAGAGGAGCCTCAGGGAATTATAAGCGATTACGGAATCACCTCTTTTTCAATTGGTCAACAGATTGATTTTCCCACAGATGAAAAAGGAATGCTATACATCAATTATAGAGGCGGGGAAAAAACTTTTCCCCATCTGAGTGTTACCGATATTTTAAATAATAAGATCGACAAGTATGCAGTGAAAGACAAAATAATTATTATCGGGGCAACAGCCGCCGGTATTTTTGATGAGGTCAGCACACCTTTTGATGCTGTCTATCCAGGGCCGGAAATCCATGCAAACATTATTGACATGCTTTTGAACCAGGACTATTTGTATAAGCCGGAATGGCTTGATATTTTAACAATTTTCACCATGATTGTTTTTGGGCTTGGCATTGGTATTCTCTTACCAAAACTCGGTGTTTTGGCAGGTGCCTGTTCCGCTGTCGGCATCTTTAGCGGCTATATCCTTTTTTGCCAATATCTGTTTACAAGCCATGGATGGATTTTAAATATGGTTTATCCTCTGGCGGTTATTCTAATCATATATTCCGTCATGACTGCTCACACTGTATTTATTGAATCCGGCCAGAAACGGTTTATTAAAAATGCCTTTTCTACTTATTTGGCACCGGCAGTTGTAAAACAATTGATGGATAACCCCGACACTTTGGTCCTGGGAGGTGAAAAACGAAAAATAACCGCTTTTTTTTCCGATATTCAATCGTTTACCCGTATCAGCGAATCATTACAGCCCGATGAAATTGTTGCATTGCTCAATGAATTTTTAACGCAAATGACGGATATTATTCTGAAACATAACGGCACGGTCGACAAATTTGAAGGGGATGCCATCATTGCCTTTTTTGGTGCGCCGGGTGAGGTGATCAACCAGGAAGAAACCGCATGCATAGTCTGTTTAAAAATGCAGCAGCGGTTATCAGAACTCAGGAACAAATGGAG belongs to Desulfobacula toluolica Tol2 and includes:
- a CDS encoding CHASE2 domain-containing protein produces the protein MNSRLKQIFIRIRPFGIALVVVVLCILAMSQKFSFFEYMELKTIDLRFQARGNILPGNNIALAMIDEKSLTQEGKWMWPRSKLATVVNKLSEAGAAVIAFDIVFSEPDEKSLSKHIHQIEKILTEKNIKNNALSGYLEELKLSTDNDYLLARAIQQSKSKIVLGFFLQMEAREVSHLKAKQLNLLQELAHPATYKIIKYNNIKAMEYPFLKAVAPHANIRQISLSSPYSGFFNIVPDQDGVIRTLPTLIKFRDDMYAPLSIKILSAYLEEEPQGIISDYGITSFSIGQQIDFPTDEKGMLYINYRGGEKTFPHLSVTDILNNKIDKYAVKDKIIIIGATAAGIFDEVSTPFDAVYPGPEIHANIIDMLLNQDYLYKPEWLDILTIFTMIVFGLGIGILLPKLGVLAGACSAVGIFSGYILFCQYLFTSHGWILNMVYPLAVILIIYSVMTAHTVFIESGQKRFIKNAFSTYLAPAVVKQLMDNPDTLVLGGEKRKITAFFSDIQSFTRISESLQPDEIVALLNEFLTQMTDIILKHNGTVDKFEGDAIIAFFGAPGEVINQEETACIVCLKMQQRLSELRNKWREQGKPELHMRIGMDTGTAVVGNMGSQNRMDYTMMGDTVNIAARLEGVNKMYGCYTLVSENTYIPAAANNAVFGREIDSVLLMGKEKPIVMYELIGFTDDIDDDTKAMVHHYSKALQAYRKQEWSTAIALFKKALSIFPEDKPSLTLLQRCRELNALPPSKNWNSAFKLTSK